A window from Candidatus Thermoplasmatota archaeon encodes these proteins:
- a CDS encoding transketolase, protein MEVYDGEFINELETIAKRVRLHSIKMIYHAGSGHPGGSLSCADILTALYFHVMKHDPKRLDWSDRDRFVLSKGHAAPALYAVLAEAGYFSVDELSSLRKMGSRLQGHPCMHKTPGVEMSTGSLGHGLAAGNGMALAAKLDRKLYRMYVVVGDGEMDVGETWEAAMLASHYKLDNITVYLDRNKLQLDGPTETIMSLEPLSDKWKAFGWHVIEINGHNMKEIIHATNEAKAVKGKPTIIICHTIKGKGVSYMEGSLQFHGKAPNKQEYEQALKELGGEKA, encoded by the coding sequence GGTTAGGCTCCACTCGATAAAGATGATTTATCATGCCGGCTCCGGCCATCCTGGCGGTTCTCTTTCTTGCGCGGATATCCTCACTGCGCTGTACTTCCACGTGATGAAGCACGACCCCAAGAGGCTTGATTGGTCCGACAGAGACAGATTCGTTCTCAGCAAAGGTCATGCCGCGCCCGCATTGTACGCGGTCCTCGCGGAGGCCGGGTACTTCTCGGTGGACGAGCTGAGCTCGCTCAGAAAGATGGGAAGCAGGCTCCAAGGCCATCCTTGCATGCATAAGACTCCCGGGGTCGAGATGTCCACGGGCTCACTCGGGCACGGCCTGGCCGCAGGAAACGGGATGGCCCTAGCCGCAAAGCTGGACAGGAAGCTCTACAGGATGTATGTTGTGGTCGGGGACGGTGAGATGGATGTGGGCGAGACATGGGAGGCCGCGATGCTCGCATCTCACTACAAGCTCGACAACATCACGGTGTACCTCGACAGGAACAAACTCCAGCTTGACGGACCAACAGAGACGATCATGTCTCTCGAGCCGCTCTCGGACAAGTGGAAAGCCTTCGGCTGGCATGTGATCGAGATAAACGGTCACAACATGAAGGAGATCATCCACGCGACGAACGAGGCGAAGGCCGTCAAGGGCAAACCGACGATAATCATCTGCCACACTATCAAAGGCAAGGGAGTCAGCTACATGGAGGGCTCGCTGCAATTCCACGGCAAGGCCCCGAACAAGCAGGAATACGAGCAGGCGCTCAAGGAGCTCGGGGGTGAGAAGGCATGA
- the fsa gene encoding fructose-6-phosphate aldolase encodes MKIFIDTANLEQIKEANSWGILDGVTTNPTLVAKEGCEFEKRVKDICEIVDGPISAEAVSMDSEGMIKEARQLSKIHKNVIVKIPMTAEGLKAVKVLSKEGVKTNVTLVFSPNQALLAAKAGATYVSPFVGRLDDISHSGMDLVRDIVTIYRNYGFKTQVIAASMRHPVHVTEAALAGAHVATIPYDILKKMLKHNLTDEGIQKFLKDWEKVPKKK; translated from the coding sequence ATGAAGATATTCATAGACACCGCAAACCTGGAGCAGATCAAGGAGGCCAACAGCTGGGGCATCTTGGACGGCGTCACGACCAATCCGACGCTCGTTGCTAAAGAAGGCTGCGAGTTCGAGAAGAGGGTGAAGGACATCTGCGAGATAGTGGACGGGCCTATCAGCGCCGAGGCAGTGTCGATGGACTCGGAGGGCATGATCAAAGAGGCCCGCCAGCTGTCGAAGATACACAAGAACGTCATCGTGAAGATACCGATGACTGCCGAGGGGCTCAAGGCGGTCAAGGTCTTATCGAAGGAGGGCGTCAAGACGAATGTGACGCTCGTGTTCTCGCCGAACCAGGCCCTCCTGGCAGCGAAGGCCGGGGCGACTTACGTTTCACCGTTCGTGGGCCGCCTGGACGATATCAGCCACAGCGGCATGGACCTGGTGAGAGACATCGTCACAATCTACAGGAACTACGGATTCAAGACCCAGGTCATCGCAGCGAGCATGCGACATCCTGTCCATGTGACCGAGGCTGCGCTTGCGGGCGCCCACGTCGCCACTATCCCCTACGATATCCTGAAGAAGATGCTGAAGCACAATCTGACGGATGAGGGCATCCAGAAGTTCCTCAAGGACTGGGAGAAGGTCCCGAAGAAGAAGTGA
- a CDS encoding geranylgeranyl reductase family protein codes for MRTEVLVVGGGPAGSTAARLLARDHDVVIAEEHHAPGEPLQCAGLVTQRGVPMFSRESVLGEVRGVRIHSPLGFMLTLEARSSRAYVLDRTLFDRIMFHKAVDAGAVPKVGACIRSVADHGHEVRSEMRADGMTESVNSKIVIGADGYKSICRKASRLPPPRHMLTGIQVDLKGVEADPEFVEIYLGRDVAPGFFAWTIPAADLVRVGLCTWDAGDIPAMYLKRLLARPQFRHAKKVSTASGKIPLGAGRSAVSGGIMLVGDAACHAKPLSGGGVYTGVRGAELCADAAGMFLESRGRTSLAEYDSLWKDEFGKELSRAFRIRKVFLNLTDKKIDKALRIFAQPGVKKLLEQKGDIDYPTSISSSVLRLVPKLAQFSPQIIESLL; via the coding sequence GTGCGAACAGAGGTGCTGGTCGTGGGCGGGGGTCCCGCAGGCTCGACTGCTGCGAGACTCCTGGCAAGAGATCATGATGTTGTCATAGCTGAGGAACACCACGCTCCAGGCGAACCGCTCCAGTGCGCTGGTCTGGTGACTCAGAGGGGTGTACCGATGTTCTCCAGGGAGAGCGTCCTTGGAGAGGTCAGGGGCGTCAGGATCCACTCCCCCCTCGGGTTCATGCTCACTCTTGAAGCTAGGAGCTCGCGCGCGTATGTGTTGGACAGAACGCTATTCGACAGGATCATGTTTCACAAGGCAGTGGACGCCGGCGCTGTGCCCAAGGTGGGCGCATGCATTAGGTCCGTCGCGGACCATGGACATGAGGTTCGTTCCGAGATGCGGGCCGATGGAATGACGGAGTCGGTGAACTCGAAGATCGTGATTGGAGCCGACGGCTATAAGTCGATTTGCAGGAAGGCGTCGCGGCTCCCGCCTCCAAGGCACATGCTCACAGGCATACAGGTGGACCTGAAGGGCGTGGAGGCGGATCCCGAGTTCGTCGAGATCTATCTTGGAAGGGATGTTGCGCCAGGGTTCTTTGCATGGACGATTCCAGCAGCCGATCTGGTAAGGGTGGGCCTGTGCACCTGGGATGCGGGGGACATTCCGGCGATGTATCTCAAGAGACTCTTAGCTAGGCCGCAGTTCAGGCACGCAAAGAAGGTCTCGACGGCTTCTGGGAAGATACCTTTGGGTGCTGGCAGGTCAGCCGTGAGCGGAGGCATAATGCTTGTCGGGGATGCCGCCTGCCACGCGAAACCCCTGTCTGGCGGAGGGGTCTACACGGGGGTGAGGGGAGCGGAGCTCTGCGCAGATGCTGCGGGCATGTTCCTGGAATCCCGTGGCAGGACATCTCTTGCCGAGTATGACTCTCTATGGAAGGACGAGTTCGGGAAGGAGCTCTCAAGGGCGTTCAGGATCAGAAAGGTCTTCCTGAACCTCACGGACAAGAAGATAGACAAAGCCCTGAGGATCTTTGCTCAGCCGGGCGTGAAGAAGCTCTTAGAGCAGAAGGGAGACATCGACTACCCAACCTCGATCTCTTCATCTGTCCTCAGACTTGTCCCGAAGCTCGCGCAGTTTTCCCCTCAGATAATAGAATCTCTGCTCTAG
- a CDS encoding transketolase family protein, with translation MKWKEESQRKQYGKALVELGKERSDIVVLDADLSSSTRTADFAAVFPERFFNCGIAEQNMMDTAAGLAASGKTVFVSTFAVFGTGRCYDQIRQSIAYPNLNIKIVASHAGITVGGDGASHQIVEDIALMRVLPNMTVIVPADSPETYKAVKTVASMPGPVYVRIGRSDIPSITDHASPFEVDKAPVMRDGKDITLIGCGIMVSKCLEAAEELVKHGVDARVVNLHTIKPLDEKTIVRAARETGGVVTAEEHSVMMGMGSAVAMVLVENFHVPMKRVGIPDVFGESGACDELMGKYGLTVDNIVEAAHDVLKRKK, from the coding sequence ATGAAGTGGAAGGAGGAGAGCCAGAGAAAGCAGTACGGCAAGGCCCTGGTGGAGCTCGGAAAGGAGAGGAGCGACATAGTCGTGCTTGACGCTGACCTCTCGAGTTCCACGAGGACTGCGGACTTCGCGGCGGTTTTCCCTGAGAGGTTCTTCAACTGCGGCATCGCCGAGCAGAACATGATGGACACCGCGGCTGGGCTCGCGGCCTCTGGCAAGACCGTCTTCGTATCCACGTTCGCTGTGTTTGGAACGGGAAGGTGCTACGACCAGATCAGGCAGTCCATTGCCTACCCGAACCTGAACATCAAGATTGTGGCGTCTCACGCGGGCATCACCGTGGGTGGCGACGGCGCCTCCCACCAGATAGTGGAGGATATTGCACTCATGCGCGTGCTGCCCAACATGACGGTGATCGTCCCTGCCGATTCGCCCGAGACCTACAAGGCCGTGAAGACAGTAGCCAGCATGCCCGGACCAGTGTATGTCAGGATAGGCAGGTCGGACATTCCATCGATCACTGACCATGCGAGCCCGTTCGAGGTCGACAAGGCGCCGGTGATGAGGGATGGGAAGGACATCACCCTCATAGGGTGCGGCATCATGGTCTCGAAATGCCTCGAGGCCGCGGAGGAGCTGGTTAAGCACGGCGTCGACGCCAGGGTCGTCAATCTACACACGATCAAGCCCTTGGACGAGAAGACCATCGTGAGAGCCGCCAGGGAGACTGGCGGCGTCGTCACCGCCGAGGAGCACTCCGTGATGATGGGCATGGGCAGCGCTGTCGCAATGGTCCTTGTGGAGAACTTCCACGTGCCGATGAAGAGAGTCGGCATACCCGATGTGTTCGGGGAATCGGGAGCGTGTGACGAGCTGATGGGCAAGTACGGTCTGACGGTCGACAACATCGTGGAGGCCGCCCACGACGTTCTGAAGAGGAAGAAGTGA